Proteins from a single region of Hermetia illucens chromosome 3, iHerIll2.2.curated.20191125, whole genome shotgun sequence:
- the LOC119651926 gene encoding transcription factor kayak isoform X4, whose product MDACEIANFLANELFMQQLVSMDGIQSGVPTLTTSTLTPTTLRNIEQTFIELTTDPPTPMPYLAGFVPPIVPSNFQDSHDNNSMGSSESLSQSSWQTPLSHEENSTTATDNSNTATILTTNISAGLPTTTKGMSMIPAGSTATGTSGTRKNLGGRRPTKSTNLSPEEEEKRKIRRERNKLAAARCRKRRVDLTNELMSKVAELEQEKQGLQKTIEELRFVKEEIQMCLEAHRSECRRNKDMLGRASPLDIKPDVLSSAFDLKLIKDEPLDPIDSLDGPPSPKRMMLTSNNPIMMAPLPNVSTIAATIASNTSILNTPTTIAPPLAMQPTAKPNRPSSLNVPPTLTPSQTFGLNRNVTDIAGVPITTPSNGTFNFDSLMDGGTGLTPVSNLPLMPTCSSQNNHPLELKTPTSEPSKLVSL is encoded by the exons ATGGACGCCTGTGAGATTGCTAACTTTCTAGCCAATGAGCTTTTCATGCAACAG CTTGTATCGATGGACGGTATCCAAAGCGGTGTACCAACACTGACGACATCAACATTGACGCCAACCACTTTGCGCAATATTGAACAAACATTCATTGAACTAACAACTGATCCACCAACACCAATGCCATATTTAGCTGGTTTCGTACCACCCATCGTGCCAAGTAACTTCCAGGATAGTCATGACAACAATAGTATGGGATCATCGGAGTCTCTATCGCAATCCTCGTGGCAAACGCCACTATCtcatgaagaaaattcaactaccGCAACAGATAATT CGAACACTGCTACAATATTGACAACAAACATCAGCGCGGGGCTTCCGACGACAACAAAGGGCATGTCCATGATACCAGCAGGATCAACAGCTACTGGAACGAGTGGAACGCGTAAAAATCTTGGTGGTCGTCGTCCTACTAAATCCACCAACCTGTCACCGGAGGAAGAAGAGAAACGTAAAATTCGTCGGGAGCGCAACAAGCTAGCAGCGGCCAGATGTCGGAAGCGGCGAGTTGATTTGACGAATGAGTTGATGTCAAAAGTTGCTGAACTTGAACAAGAGAAACAAGGACTTCAAAAGACTATCGAAGAACTGCGATTTGTGAAGGAAGAAATCCAAATGTGCCTGGAAGCGCATCGTTCTGAGTGTCGTCGTAACAAAGACATGTTGGGCCGCGCATCGCCACTTGATATCAAGCCAGATGTGTTATCTAGTGCTTTCGACTTAAAGCTCATTAAAGATGAACCGCTAGATCCAATCGATTCGTTAGACGGTCCACCATCTCCGAAGCGTATGATGCTTACGTCGAACAACCCCATTATGATGGCTCCTTTACCAAATGTCTCAACTATAGCTGCAACAATAGCTTCGAATACCTCGATTCTCAACACTCCCACCACAATCGCCCCGCCATTAGCGATGCAACCGACAGCGAAGCCGAATAGACCTAGCTCATTAAACGTACCGCCCACCTTAACTCCTTCGCAAACATTCGGCTTAAACCGTAACGTGACCGACATTGCAGGGGTTCCCATAACAACACCTTCCAATGGTACGTTCAACTTCGACAGCCTGATGGACGGTGGTACTGGTTTGACTCCAGTATCGAACCTCCCCTTGATGCCAACCTGctcatcacagaataatcatccACTTGAACTTAAGACGCCCACTAGTGAACCATctaagttagttagtttataA
- the LOC119651926 gene encoding transcription factor kayak isoform X2: protein MKVELSDNVSDASYNSENSQNSSDVIAASAPSRNIILVSMDGIQSGVPTLTTSTLTPTTLRNIEQTFIELTTDPPTPMPYLAGFVPPIVPSNFQDSHDNNSMGSSESLSQSSWQTPLSHEENSTTATDNSNTATILTTNISAGLPTTTKGMSMIPAGSTATGTSGTRKNLGGRRPTKSTNLSPEEEEKRKIRRERNKLAAARCRKRRVDLTNELMSKVAELEQEKQGLQKTIEELRFVKEEIQMCLEAHRSECRRNKDMLGRASPLDIKPDVLSSAFDLKLIKDEPLDPIDSLDGPPSPKRMMLTSNNPIMMAPLPNVSTIAATIASNTSILNTPTTIAPPLAMQPTAKPNRPSSLNVPPTLTPSQTFGLNRNVTDIAGVPITTPSNGTFNFDSLMDGGTGLTPVSNLPLMPTCSSQNNHPLELKTPTSEPSKLVSL from the exons CTTGTATCGATGGACGGTATCCAAAGCGGTGTACCAACACTGACGACATCAACATTGACGCCAACCACTTTGCGCAATATTGAACAAACATTCATTGAACTAACAACTGATCCACCAACACCAATGCCATATTTAGCTGGTTTCGTACCACCCATCGTGCCAAGTAACTTCCAGGATAGTCATGACAACAATAGTATGGGATCATCGGAGTCTCTATCGCAATCCTCGTGGCAAACGCCACTATCtcatgaagaaaattcaactaccGCAACAGATAATT CGAACACTGCTACAATATTGACAACAAACATCAGCGCGGGGCTTCCGACGACAACAAAGGGCATGTCCATGATACCAGCAGGATCAACAGCTACTGGAACGAGTGGAACGCGTAAAAATCTTGGTGGTCGTCGTCCTACTAAATCCACCAACCTGTCACCGGAGGAAGAAGAGAAACGTAAAATTCGTCGGGAGCGCAACAAGCTAGCAGCGGCCAGATGTCGGAAGCGGCGAGTTGATTTGACGAATGAGTTGATGTCAAAAGTTGCTGAACTTGAACAAGAGAAACAAGGACTTCAAAAGACTATCGAAGAACTGCGATTTGTGAAGGAAGAAATCCAAATGTGCCTGGAAGCGCATCGTTCTGAGTGTCGTCGTAACAAAGACATGTTGGGCCGCGCATCGCCACTTGATATCAAGCCAGATGTGTTATCTAGTGCTTTCGACTTAAAGCTCATTAAAGATGAACCGCTAGATCCAATCGATTCGTTAGACGGTCCACCATCTCCGAAGCGTATGATGCTTACGTCGAACAACCCCATTATGATGGCTCCTTTACCAAATGTCTCAACTATAGCTGCAACAATAGCTTCGAATACCTCGATTCTCAACACTCCCACCACAATCGCCCCGCCATTAGCGATGCAACCGACAGCGAAGCCGAATAGACCTAGCTCATTAAACGTACCGCCCACCTTAACTCCTTCGCAAACATTCGGCTTAAACCGTAACGTGACCGACATTGCAGGGGTTCCCATAACAACACCTTCCAATGGTACGTTCAACTTCGACAGCCTGATGGACGGTGGTACTGGTTTGACTCCAGTATCGAACCTCCCCTTGATGCCAACCTGctcatcacagaataatcatccACTTGAACTTAAGACGCCCACTAGTGAACCATctaagttagttagtttataA
- the LOC119651926 gene encoding transcription factor kayak isoform X3, which translates to MTLDGNIFNDVFLSSFSSNTPLTPISKMLVSMDGIQSGVPTLTTSTLTPTTLRNIEQTFIELTTDPPTPMPYLAGFVPPIVPSNFQDSHDNNSMGSSESLSQSSWQTPLSHEENSTTATDNSNTATILTTNISAGLPTTTKGMSMIPAGSTATGTSGTRKNLGGRRPTKSTNLSPEEEEKRKIRRERNKLAAARCRKRRVDLTNELMSKVAELEQEKQGLQKTIEELRFVKEEIQMCLEAHRSECRRNKDMLGRASPLDIKPDVLSSAFDLKLIKDEPLDPIDSLDGPPSPKRMMLTSNNPIMMAPLPNVSTIAATIASNTSILNTPTTIAPPLAMQPTAKPNRPSSLNVPPTLTPSQTFGLNRNVTDIAGVPITTPSNGTFNFDSLMDGGTGLTPVSNLPLMPTCSSQNNHPLELKTPTSEPSKLVSL; encoded by the exons CTTGTATCGATGGACGGTATCCAAAGCGGTGTACCAACACTGACGACATCAACATTGACGCCAACCACTTTGCGCAATATTGAACAAACATTCATTGAACTAACAACTGATCCACCAACACCAATGCCATATTTAGCTGGTTTCGTACCACCCATCGTGCCAAGTAACTTCCAGGATAGTCATGACAACAATAGTATGGGATCATCGGAGTCTCTATCGCAATCCTCGTGGCAAACGCCACTATCtcatgaagaaaattcaactaccGCAACAGATAATT CGAACACTGCTACAATATTGACAACAAACATCAGCGCGGGGCTTCCGACGACAACAAAGGGCATGTCCATGATACCAGCAGGATCAACAGCTACTGGAACGAGTGGAACGCGTAAAAATCTTGGTGGTCGTCGTCCTACTAAATCCACCAACCTGTCACCGGAGGAAGAAGAGAAACGTAAAATTCGTCGGGAGCGCAACAAGCTAGCAGCGGCCAGATGTCGGAAGCGGCGAGTTGATTTGACGAATGAGTTGATGTCAAAAGTTGCTGAACTTGAACAAGAGAAACAAGGACTTCAAAAGACTATCGAAGAACTGCGATTTGTGAAGGAAGAAATCCAAATGTGCCTGGAAGCGCATCGTTCTGAGTGTCGTCGTAACAAAGACATGTTGGGCCGCGCATCGCCACTTGATATCAAGCCAGATGTGTTATCTAGTGCTTTCGACTTAAAGCTCATTAAAGATGAACCGCTAGATCCAATCGATTCGTTAGACGGTCCACCATCTCCGAAGCGTATGATGCTTACGTCGAACAACCCCATTATGATGGCTCCTTTACCAAATGTCTCAACTATAGCTGCAACAATAGCTTCGAATACCTCGATTCTCAACACTCCCACCACAATCGCCCCGCCATTAGCGATGCAACCGACAGCGAAGCCGAATAGACCTAGCTCATTAAACGTACCGCCCACCTTAACTCCTTCGCAAACATTCGGCTTAAACCGTAACGTGACCGACATTGCAGGGGTTCCCATAACAACACCTTCCAATGGTACGTTCAACTTCGACAGCCTGATGGACGGTGGTACTGGTTTGACTCCAGTATCGAACCTCCCCTTGATGCCAACCTGctcatcacagaataatcatccACTTGAACTTAAGACGCCCACTAGTGAACCATctaagttagttagtttataA
- the LOC119652083 gene encoding uncharacterized protein LOC119652083, producing the protein MVERPFELPFESLIKEARSISVYDGNNEKTALQPWLIEVNDIILVTNPGPQRAYIFNIIMSKIQGPARQVIQRIINPNWESMRAALIANFGVTEPYTALVNEIHRGQKTKIFHKGNLILFLLGIITVLLQIKSTLAQPSLQVEEVHSATGLLLIKKGNEKLIRDYKRIYHKIDLRQYELALLELEKNIAGNTYAKHTIQTIKRELRALAYQNNTISRYTNIINNNQQNDFKTPEEFFKNLFSNRQKRGLFNFIGTGYKLLFGVLDNDDLEEINEHLTIIDANNHNLIESLNKQVKINTVFQDNLNKITNNIKETNNLFNILANETNNNLKQMNKIILNIQINHNLDRIKDEIEIIIDNLNSAKNNLMTRSLLTMEKIEENNISFEEIKEITLSVLVKQNSIIFIINVPIFTAPLLSYYVRLIPNTQYETLNVKETIAVSYNNEYFEYNKLLKNLKQPLNCTGSNMQFCVRKPINNITKVEEIEKGLLLVININGRLIHDCNEKKYELKGHYIVKFTKCKVQINRITYKNTITEFSHTLLLEPIVNNSVIGKEIKLEDLRLENIENLKQIEEIKYFSKKH; encoded by the exons atggtAGAACGGCCATTCGAGTTACCATTCGAGAGCCTTATTAAGGAAGCGAGGTCCATCTCCGTATACGATGGAAATAACGAGAAGACAGCATTACAACCCTGGTTAATAGAAGTAAACGACATCATCCTGGTAACAAATCCTGGACCACAGAGGGCGTACATATTCAATATTATTATGTCGAAAATTCAAGGACCAGCGAGACAGGTGATTCAGCGAATTATAAATCCGAATTGGGAGTCAATGCGGGCTGCATTGATAGCGAATTTTGGAGTCACGGAACCCTACACTGCTTTGGTAAACGAAATTCATCGG ggCCAAAAGACGAAGATCTTCCACAAAGGAAATCTAATACTCTTCCTACTAGGAATAATCACCGTTCTGCTTCAAATTAAATCAACTTTAGCTCAACCAAGTCTTCAAGTTGAAGAAGTTCACTCTGCCACAGGATTACTTCTTATTAAAAAGGGCAACGAAAAATTAATAAGGGATTACAAAAGAATTTATCACAAGATCGATTTACGACAGTACGAATTAGCCTTATTGGAACTTGAGAAAAATATAGCAGGTAATACTTACGCTAAACATACAATACAAACTATAAAAAGAGAATTAAGAGCTTTAGCATACCAAAATAATACTATTTCTAGATAtactaatattattaataataatcagcaaaatgattttaaaactccggaagaattctttaaaaatttgtttagtaATAGGCAGAAGAGAGGTCTTTTTAATTTCATTGGGACAGGTTATAAACTTTTGTTCGGAGTATTAGACAATGATGATCTAGAAGAAATAAATGAACATTTAACTATTATCGACGCTAATAACCATAACCTAATCGAATCATTAAATAAGCAAGTTAAAATAAATACAGTATTTCAAGATAAcctaaataaaataacaaataatattaaagaaactaataactTATTTAACATTTTAGCTAATGAGACCAACAATAACCTCaaacaaatgaataaaattattttaaatatacaaataaacCACAACTTAGACCGCATAAAAGATGAAatagaaattataattgataatCTAAACTCTGCTAAAAATAATTTGATGACAAGGTCCTTGCTAACAAtggaaaaaatagaagaaaataatatatcctttgaagaaataaaagaaattacactTTCAGTTCTCGTAAAACAAAATAGTATCATTTTCATAATTAATGTCCCAATATTCACAGCACCACTTTTATCTTACTACGTCAGACTAATACCAAACACGCAGTATGAAACGTTAAATGTAAAAGAAACTATTGCTGTAAGCTATAataatgaatattttgaatataataagcttttaaaaaatttaaaacaaccATTGAATTGCACAGGAAGTAATATGCAATTTTGTGTCAGAAAACCTATAAATAATATTACTAAAgtagaagaaattgaaaaagggtTACTCCTTGTAATTAATATTAACGGTAGATTAATACACGATTGTAAcgaaaagaaatacgaattgAAAGGTCATTATATAGTTAAATTTACTAAATGTAAAGTTCAAATAAATCGCATTACATACAAAAATACTATTACAGAGTTCAGTCATACATTGTTATTAGAACCCATAGTAAACAATAGTGTTATTGGAAAAGAAATTAAGTTGGAAGATCTGagacttgaaaatattgaaaacttgaAACAAATCgaggaaattaaatatttttcgaaaaagcACTAA